The following nucleotide sequence is from Hevea brasiliensis isolate MT/VB/25A 57/8 chromosome 7, ASM3005281v1, whole genome shotgun sequence.
GACTATTGCTTCATTGAAATTTCCTGAATACAATGCTGGCAAGGTATTTGGTTTATCTTAAGCTAGAATGATAAGGCCTATGGGCAGTTACTCTGAGTTTTTGTATGCAATTTTAGGGTTCACGTTAAATCCTGACAAAGAAATTTTTGGAATAGGTGATAAAATATGCAACTAGAGTGGTATTATTCTTTTGCTGATTGGAATGATAATTGAAatgtttgattttttattaaCTTGCTTCCTTGATTGagaggtgcactaaccttgtaaGACCTCCACTGGTGGGTGGATTTGCTTTTTTATGAAGGCAGTTATGAATTTGTACAATTTGTATCTTTTATTCCTTTTGAAGTTGGAGGTTCAATATTTCCATCACCATGCAACCTTCACCACAGCCCTTGCTTTCAACAAATCTCCTGCAGTCCATGTTTCAGCCACCATTGGTACCCCAACAATTGCTTTTGGTGCAGAAGCAGGCTATGATACTACTTCTGGTAATTTTACAAAATACACTGTTGGCATTAGTGTGACCAAACCAGATTCATACGCCTCAATAATTTTGTAAGTTTCACACTCATTAGTGTGCCCTTTCTTTAAGTTAGTTTTGCCGTATGCAAGATTTGGAATATTTATTCATTGTAGTACTTGGTCAATCTTATCTGTTTCAGGGGTGACAAGGGAGACAGTATTAAAGCATCATGTGTACATCATCTGGATCAGGCAAAGAAAAGTGCTGCTGTGGGAGAGATTTTTAGAAGGTTTTCAACAAATGAGAACACTTTCACAGTTGGAGGGTTATATGTTATTGATCACCTGACAGTGGCGAAAGCAAAGGTCAACAACTATGGGAAACTTGGCGCATTGCTGCAGCATGAGGTCATTCCAAAGACACTGCTGACGATGTCTGGTGAGTTTGATACCAAGGCCTTGGACAAAAATGCAAAGTTTGGGTTTTCAATTGCTCTCAAGCCCTGATGGATGTCTGCCTGTTCTTGAATCATTGTTTGAAATAACactcatttgattttttttttttccctgggTGACTCTCAGAAGGGAGTGTCAATAAGTCGTTCCGCAGAAGCATGTTTGTATTATTGCAATGACTGTGGATGGATTTGTTTTAATGCCTAGGCTTTACCATGGTTTTCTATTTCTTCCTTTTTCCTCTGCTTTTCCTTCGTTGAGTTTGGAGGCATGTTATTAACTTCACAATTGCATATCACCCTCCCAGTTTGAAGAACTATAAATTTTGATTGATGGGAAATATTAATTGCCTTTATTAGCCATTTATGCATTGAAAGGATGTTATTTAGCAGACAGTAATTCTATTAGCTAAAAAGATCCAGTTTTGTGGTTCCATACATTACTGCCATCTAATAATCTTGCATCTGGCATTGCAGTGAtgagttgcattttgttaattgatcGTCTATTCATCATCTGTCCTCCCTAGGTTTGAATGTGCCTGATGATCTGATGATAAGGGTACTATTATGTGCAAATGGGTGCAGTATTGTGAATTTTGGCTGTTAGTTCGCCATCATGATAAGTAGGTCCGGCCATGGGTCAGTTCTGGTTTGGATTCGGACCTAAACTGGTGGTTTTAGTACAaagtttaagatttttttttttttttttcagttcaaTTTCAATTTTGGTTGAATTCTATGCTATAAATTTAtccaaaacttaaaaaaaaaaaaaaaaatctaatttagcTCAAACCCAAATTGGTTGGTTTGGCTTATTTTGATCAATTTAATTCTAATTAATATTAACTCAATTTctgtttcatatatatatatatatatatatatatatatatatatatatatatatatacttttcaataataatttttaaggtaatctttaattttttaattaaattaaaacaacCTCTTATTTATACTATATATTATTAAgtcacataattaataaaattatatcaatatttttatatttaacaataGTTACCAAAATAACTAACGACTATTCAAATTATTATCAAACAAATATTAAACTTTTTATAATTTATCAAATACATTTATTCTtgtgtactttttttttttttaactttttacaaATGGTGCTTTTATATTGTACAGTTGCTGTATAATTATTtgcaaaaaataaatgaaaaaaaaaaaagcgaggCTAAACAAATGTATACGGAGATATACTGTCTGGATGAATTTCTGCACGCTCACGAACGAGTGGATTCATGGGAGATCAAGAACACAAGACACCAAAGGGAAAGATTGTAGGCCATTGCCATTTGACCCAAAGGCTCCATTgctttgcataaaatatttttttacgcATTTTTTGGGCATTTAGAATATTTACAAAATAGATCAATAAAAAATATCTTTCTGAACTTAACAATCCTATACATGATATAAATACATTTCACtaatttaacattataattaaataataaaacatatttcTATGAAAAACATTTTCTTataataaatttgattaaattatttataagttTACCAATCTACATCACAAGTCCAATTGATTTCAATTTTAAAGAGATATTTACTATAATATCatattgaaaaaagaaaaaaaatatacaaaatCAGCAAACCAATCAACAATGACAAACCTGACAAATGATTTTGGGCATGCACTGGAAACACCCTGCATCTATGGTACAAAAATTTCATCCAAGTTGAAAGCACGTAGCAATTTTAAACTCATGACTATAAACTTTTATGTGTGATTTGAACAGAAAATCCAAAATCATCCAAAGAAAACTACAAACATCATAGCATGGCAATGCACATTGCAAGTTGCAGGCGCACTGATTTATAATCCACAACATTGGAATTGGACAAAAGCAAACAATAGCATAATCCACAACAATGGAATTGGGCAAAAGCAAACAATAGAATTGCTGAAGATAATAAATCTCTAATACAGAGAGTTTGAAATACAACAAACATCTCACCATAATCACTATTTTATTCAAATACAAAATGGCCAACCACAATATCATAGTTGATGCATATGAAACATGGTCAACATTAAGTAGAGAACTCTCTAGCCTCGAAAAGATACAACTCTTCCATCCATTGTTAAATAAGTCACAAATGTTATAGAATCGCAAATGATGAGCATGAGCATCGTAAACTTTAAAGTAAGAAACCAGTCAAATTAAGTGTTTACTAGTTCCAAACATCTCAACCAAGAAatcagtaaaaaataaaaaagtaaggATTGCCTAAGAAATTACTTTTGCATACCACTTAAGAAATACGTCAATATCAGCAAATCAGGCAGCAAAGTCAATTATGATCATCTTTCTAGTTAAGCAAATTGGTAACTCACAAAGGGCAGGGACAATTATAGAGCTTGCTATCTaacaaaatttaatattttacacTTTTAACGTATTTTATCAACATATAAACCCCATTGTAGATCAAGCTCCAAACAAACATAAGGATCTAAAGGAagcattaaattattattttcaataaCATAAAAAATGTCATGCCCAAAACCACCACACAAAAGACATGGACAACTGCACATAAAAGAAATGAAAGCAAAGATTAAACACACGGATAAGCAATGCAGACTCTAGCATGGGCCTGAAAGTGGCAAACAAGACAAATAACGCAAATTTCATTTATTCATGTCAACTATAATCCCAGAATCAATTTGGCTAGATATTAAGTGTTTATGGCACCAAATCAACAACAATCAATTGCTAATGAGATCAATTTTAAAGAGATCAGAACAAAATTATATCACAACCATACACAACCGCACAAATAAGTCAATCAAAGGCCAAAATTAAGCAGCACAATAGCAAACAAAATCAGAGATTATTATCAGAAGCTGCGAAATATGAGATTAAACATATCCAAAATCCAGGTTCACATAAATCAAAAACCTTGATATTCTTCAATCAAAAAGATACCACGAAAAATAATAACAGTAATATCAAAAAAAGAACTATTAGAACGTAAAGCATCCTAGATGACAAACTTCACCACTTAAGGTTTCATAATCAATCAACGCTCTGCATAATATCCTCAGCTGTAAACTTGGTGCCCTTGTCCTTGTCAGCAGCGGCGCGACCCTTGGCCTTGCGGTCAAGCAGCGACTTACGGTCCTTGTCAAGGCGGAGCTTGGTGATAACAACCTTAGAAGGATTGATGCCAACGTTGACGGTGGATCCATTCACTTTCTCCCTAGTGATGCGCTCAATGTGGATGACCCACTTGCGGCGGTAAACCTGGACTACCTTACCCTCGCGGCCCTTGAATGTCCCACGAACCACCTGCACCTCGTCGTCCTTGCGGACAGGCACAGATCGGACGTTGTACTTCTGGCGGAGGTCAGTGGAGAGAGGCGCGCTCATGAGGATCCGACGAACGGAGGAGGGGGCCGTAAAGTGAGCCTTCCGGCTCTTGCGCCGGGAAGATGAAACCCTAGGATTGTACTTCATGGTGCTTGTGTTGTGCCCGTAGAGCctgctagggttttgaagagacaAGCACGGCTAAAATGAGCAAGCAGAGGCTAGGAAATATATGGGAGATCAGCTAAGATAATACCAGGGTTTTGTGATGGTGAGGTTAGGTGGGCTTATTGGGCCTACTCCTTCCGGGCTGACATCTCCTTTTAGCCCAATGGGCTATAAAAATCTTTTaccaattctattatttgcttttgCCTAATTCCAATGTTGTGGATTATATAAATCATTATGATTGCAATTTGAGATCCGCAATGCCACGCTATGAGTTTAGGGGTTTTCTTtggattattttggattttctgttGAAATCATACATAAAATTTTGTAGTGGTAAGTTTAAATGGGCAAAAATACCCtcgatatttaatataattgtttaatttaattactataaaaatattaattaattaatatagtgAGCTAATAATCTTCCGTTTCTAAAAAGAATCATATttcttctatttatttttatttttgactttattttaatatttaaaaaaaattattacacaataatttcatattgATTATCCCTAAATTATCAACTTTTAATTTTAAGATGAATAAATCTTAAAATTTTCATCATTAGGTCTAAAAAAGTTGagtttttttaatgaattttcatatcatttgttttttttaatatagattaaatattattaatttcgatgataatattttttatttatcataaaAGTAAATAtactaaatatatttatattttaggtaaaaatttataaaatttaaaaataattagaaaattaaagataataaaaGTGCACCTTGTATGAATAGATTTATCAATATGTCCATCAATTAAATGGTTTAAAAAAAATGACACATTGCTCATACAAAATATTTATCTCAAACAATTTTACATTTTTAAtggaattttaatataattttaattgttacactataatttaaatattatcaaattctttactattttttataattacataataaaattgaataaattgagcatatatatatattagataaaaaattataaatttttaaaaaataattataaattaaaaataataaagacaCACCATATTTGAAGAGATTCACGGAACAATGCCAAGACTTAACTTTTCTTGCTTTTTCTTCGAAATTTCTCACCGATTAAAtggtttaaaaaaatattacatattatacaaaatgtttatttggaatttttttcctctttttttgttatttaatttatattattattagtatatataaaaaataatattaagaataaaatttttagtaaagatttacttaattaattttaaatatgtttGTTGTTGGATTTCTTATtcctattatatatttaaaattattccaAAGTTATGGTAATTTTTTAAACCACttttaatcaaattttaaaataaagagaATGGCTTTTATTACTAGAGATTAAATTCTTTTTTAACAAATCATAAATgtttgtaatataattgttagtattataattaataataaattaaatgaaaattatttgaaaaataaatatGTCATAAGGtgaaaaaaaatttcaataaatatttttaaataaataattaattatgagtatttttagtattattttattttttataaaatttttttagaattatcacttaatacattaaaataaagtCTAATTTATCTATACAATAATTTAGAATTTATtatgattaaattttatttataaaaacaaaattaattacgagttataaattatttaatacacGTGCAAgtatgttttatatatatatatatatttgtgatttaagtttttacatatataatttttacataatattatcataatttaattatttttaatatctaattgaatttaattttttattgtcataatattaaattatcatcacaatattttatttctaattaatgttaattcaaaaattataaaaaaatataataagaaatattaaattaattaataataatgtaaataaaatattaaagataATGCAAAATATTACCAGAATTAATCTTTGTGATTCAAATCAAATGTAACacccataattttcaaatttattattttgtgggaaaatattgatattttattttaattaaattttgagaaattatttgagattttttgagttttagaaatcgggttcgattttctaaaaatataaaactttgataatttttaaaaattaatttaaagaccacttggtaaaactaaaaatatatttggagtctacgaatttttctgagttttttagaatatttttgaaatttttgggtctcattttttgtcccaaggcagagtaaaaatttaaaattttgtatcttgaatcggaccagccgaatcgaaccggaccggatcggaccgatcaaaTCGGActggccttttcttttcttcttcttcccttccctgTGCATCCCgtccctcttcctctctctcccattttctctctccttcccTCTCCCCACTCCGCTTCGCCGCCACCtagccctccccacctcgccaGCGTGCCGTCCTAGCCTTCCCCCACCCCCGGTCGGCCTTCCAGGCGGCCGAAAATGACGCGCAAAGAGGCGCAACGAGCAATGCGCCGTTTCAGCTTCCCGGTCGAAATCCTggcgatccggccaccgattgggcctggtcttatgtcaaacaccatctacacctcgagagctttccatagacaccaagaacatcaaaatctattgagcggtttgtccaatttttgtccggaaagttttagcccatttcgatttttggacTAGATTTCTTACAAACCGTGAATtccacgagaaaatcgagagtgccagagcgctccactcgtcgagagcttcgaggcaatataaatttcgaaatttttcgataccgtttttcggtgggacCCACGAaatttcgtagtgtttttccgagtattaaatgagcttagaaaattttgtaaaaattatatattaacccTCGTGTTgtaggcttcgtgtaggtaccttcaattcgcggaaattcgacggttgccctggtttgtgaatttccggccagacagacaggctatCGAAAAAGTCTCGGAATTGGGTCAAAATTTTAGCTGCCCCACTATTGTCAAACGTTCCGAGCGCGTTCCCAAGGTCAGAATCGGCATAGATAAACCCGAATCTTGTTTTTTCTTAAttgtctagtgcttgaattggattaaaaatccataaaatatatgtggtagctcagaaaattatgattctttttgcattagcttagtaatattggtaaggactgcggggcaaagttttagaatttttagagcttatttgggtattttttgcaaaaagagtcaattataaggattaaactgtaattttacatattgtgattgatgactatttggatgggcccaggaggggctgtgtgatatgattgagttttgagtgtatggcttgtgaatatagaagtgtgttttaagcccttttgcaagttgggtagatcctaggtataTGGGAGACTCTGTCACATTTTTtatacgacttaggacatctttggtcttttctcagTTTATATT
It contains:
- the LOC110654581 gene encoding mitochondrial outer membrane protein porin 2, with protein sequence MCKGPGLFSDIGKKAKDLLTKDYSSDQKFSVYTFSDAGVALTSTAVKKGGLSTGDVAALYKYKNTLFDVKVDTESNISTTLTICEIIPSTKTIASLKFPEYNAGKLEVQYFHHHATFTTALAFNKSPAVHVSATIGTPTIAFGAEAGYDTTSGNFTKYTVGISVTKPDSYASIILGDKGDSIKASCVHHLDQAKKSAAVGEIFRRFSTNENTFTVGGLYVIDHLTVAKAKVNNYGKLGALLQHEVIPKTLLTMSGEFDTKALDKNAKFGFSIALKP
- the LOC110654580 gene encoding 60S ribosomal protein L26-1, translating into MKYNPRVSSSRRKSRKAHFTAPSSVRRILMSAPLSTDLRQKYNVRSVPVRKDDEVQVVRGTFKGREGKVVQVYRRKWVIHIERITREKVNGSTVNVGINPSKVVITKLRLDKDRKSLLDRKAKGRAAADKDKGTKFTAEDIMQSVD